A single window of Salminus brasiliensis chromosome 18, fSalBra1.hap2, whole genome shotgun sequence DNA harbors:
- the snx12 gene encoding sorting nexin-12 isoform X2, with protein MSEPTVADTRRLNSKPQDLTDAYGPPSNFLEIDVYDPQTIGVGRNRFTTYEVRMRTNLPIFKLKDSCVRRRYSDFEWLKNELERDSKIVVPPLPGKALKRQLPFRGDEGIFEESFIEERRVGLEQFINRIAGHPLAQNERCLHMFLQEESIDRNYIPGKV; from the exons atgtctgAACCCACGGTAGCCGACACTCGCCGGTTAAACTCAAAGCCCCAGGACCTCACGGATGCTTACGGACCTCCGAGCAATTTTCTGGAAATTGACGTCTACGACCCCCAAACTATCGGAGTTGGGCGGAATCGTTTTACTACTTACGAAGTCCGAATGAGG ACCAACCTCCCTATTTTCAAGTTGAAGGACTCTTGTGTTCGAAGACGGTACAGCGACTTTGAGTGGCTGAAAAATGAGCTAGAAAGAGACAGTAAG ATTGTTGTGCCTCCTCTGCCTGGGAAAGCTTTGAAGAGACAGCTGCCCTTCCGTGGAGATGAAGGTATATTTGAGGAGTCCTTCATTGAGGAGAGACGAGTTGGACTTGAACAGTTTATTAACAG AATTGCTGGGCATCCCTTGGCACAGAACGAGCGCTGTCTTCACATGTTCCTGCAGGAGGAGAGCATTGATCGGAACTACATCCCCGGAAAA GTATGA
- the snx12 gene encoding sorting nexin-12 isoform X1 yields the protein MSEPTVADTRRLNSKPQDLTDAYGPPSNFLEIDVYDPQTIGVGRNRFTTYEVRMRTNLPIFKLKDSCVRRRYSDFEWLKNELERDSKIVVPPLPGKALKRQLPFRGDEGIFEESFIEERRVGLEQFINRIAGHPLAQNERCLHMFLQEESIDRNYIPGKVRQ from the exons atgtctgAACCCACGGTAGCCGACACTCGCCGGTTAAACTCAAAGCCCCAGGACCTCACGGATGCTTACGGACCTCCGAGCAATTTTCTGGAAATTGACGTCTACGACCCCCAAACTATCGGAGTTGGGCGGAATCGTTTTACTACTTACGAAGTCCGAATGAGG ACCAACCTCCCTATTTTCAAGTTGAAGGACTCTTGTGTTCGAAGACGGTACAGCGACTTTGAGTGGCTGAAAAATGAGCTAGAAAGAGACAGTAAG ATTGTTGTGCCTCCTCTGCCTGGGAAAGCTTTGAAGAGACAGCTGCCCTTCCGTGGAGATGAAGGTATATTTGAGGAGTCCTTCATTGAGGAGAGACGAGTTGGACTTGAACAGTTTATTAACAG AATTGCTGGGCATCCCTTGGCACAGAACGAGCGCTGTCTTCACATGTTCCTGCAGGAGGAGAGCATTGATCGGAACTACATCCCCGGAAAAGTACGGCAGTAG
- the LOC140539061 gene encoding porphobilinogen deaminase-like: protein MSVEENSETKSQVKDGDGKVSRVIRIGTRKSQLARIQTDSVAEKLKELYPDVLLEIVAMSTTGDKILDTALSKIGEKSLFTKELENALERNEVDLVVHSLKDLPTILPVGFTIGAVLKRESPHDAVVLHPKNAGKSLDLLPNKSVIGTSSLRRAAQLKKRFPHLEFKDIRGNLNTRLKKLDENNDFSAIILAAAGLRRMGWDNRISQILGPEDCMYAVGQGALAVEVRASDQDILEMVSVLHDPDTVLRCIAERAFLRHLEGGCSVPVAVHTEVKNSQLYLTGAVYSLDGSDSLKDTMQTSVALDNQEEQEKVDEKVQRVGITALKVSGAAQDAAEKLGVDLANLLLSKGAKEILTVARQLNDAR from the exons ATGTCTGTAGAAGAAAATTCAGAAACAAAATCTCAGGTGAAG GATGGAGATGGTAAAGTCAGCAGGGTTATTCGTATTGGGACAAGAAAAAGCCAG CTGGCCCGCATTCAGACAGACAGCGTAGCTGAGAAACTTAAAGAGTTATACCCTGATGTGCTCTTGGAAATAG TGGCTATGTCAACAACAGGTGACAAAATACTTGACACAGCTCTGTCAAAG ATAGGTGAAAAGAGCCTCTTTACAAAGGAGCTGGAGAATGCCTTGGAAAGAAACGA GGTGGACCTGGTTGTGCACTCTTTGAAAGACTTACCCACCATCCTTCCTGTGGGTTTCACTATAGGAGCTGTGCTCAA gcGAGAAAGTCCCCATGATGCAGTGGTTTTGCACCCAAAAAATGCAGGCAAATCTCTGGATTTGCTACCAAACAAGAG tgtcaTAGGCACCAGTTCTCTTCGCCGGGCTGCACAGTTAAAGAAAAGGTTTCCCCATTTGGAGTTTAaggacatt AGAGGCAATCTCAACACTCGCCTGAAGAAGCTGGATGAAAACAATGACTTTTCCGCCATCATCCTGGCTGCGGCTGGGCTGCGGAGAATGGGCTGGGACAATAGAATCAGTCAG ATCCTTGGTCCTGAAGATTGCATGTATGCAGTTGGACAG GGTGCTTTGGCCGTGGAGGTGAGAGCGAGTGATCAGGACATTCTGGAGATGGTGTCAGTGCTGCATGATCCAGACACTGTGCTGCGCTGCATTGCAGAGAGAGCTTTCCTCAGACATCTG GAAGGAGGCTGCAGTGTTCCAGTTGCAGTTCACACAGAAGTGAAGAATTCCCAG CTTTACCTGACTGGAGCAGTGTACAGCTTAGATGGCTCGGATAGTCTGAAGGACACGATGCAGACCAGCGTTGCTTTGGACAATCAG GAGGAGCAGGAAAAGGTTGATGAGAAAGTCCAGCGCGTGGGGATTACAGCGCTGAAAGTGTCCGGTGCTGCTCAGGATGCTGCGGAAAAGCTGGGGGTGGACCTCGCCAATCTGCTTCTGAGCAAAGGGGCCAAAGAGATTTTGACCGTGGCCAGACAGCTGAATGATGCGCGGTAG